In Pyrus communis chromosome 1, drPyrComm1.1, whole genome shotgun sequence, the following are encoded in one genomic region:
- the LOC137718215 gene encoding F-box/kelch-repeat protein At3g06240-like — MKMGQDMLVKILLTLPPKTLMRFKCVSKWWSALINNPGFVSNHLSNSANNNLTTLHVFLARLVVQRQHEEEEEENPKCNSTTKKGETEEVLSILEFCRDDDNTDDEHSNSCSLVGVQDIIIPQSLIQNIGVPEQQFRIHGHCNGIVLLSSESGLVLCNPGIGEFNRIPDEPCLPMWPLHQPDDYDGQDHLETGFHTGFGYDPMSNEYKVVTFTTYFQEGDENRRRFLSRHRAVVYTMGCDFWEEINTDSLETETTLFWPKDFQMSFKRMCYWLGIEQDKELFPFDAVEHRFHANGRSIISFDTSREVFHGIPLPSELQQFVRSNHLYLKLTVWNESVAFFALSVDHRRYPEPYEMWVMDDGFKGAWTKHLTIEGTDDQIRRSGPVALWGDEWLMVDSDGHVVFFNLCTKKLKHIPIETEDKDSIIVYVNSIVSVMGRSHKLKSIENTCSDKDEDAIVVVEGKRESCRRLYSYSVWAIPPADVSHRIKKVIEGLQAEFGGPEIEPHIPILGSIQMMSREDALNKFRFAPMDDIVAKVDRVVTKNYYHQCVSLLMDRELFENAQSWSYHFGFYNSSMPYLSLLYGKLTEEERKKAGEIVNILSDVLQHGQQARHLYNCSLLHACV, encoded by the exons ATGAAAATGGGACAAGATATGTTGGTGAAAATCCTACTAACTCTGCCTCCCAAAACTCTGATGCGATTCAAATGTGTCTCTAAATGGTGGTCTGCTCTCATCAACAATCCGGGTTTCGTGTCAAATCACCTCTCCAACTCCGCGAACAACAATCTCACCACTCTCCACGTCTTTTTGGCGCGATTAGTAGTGCAGCGGCagcatgaggaggaggaggaggagaaccCCAAGTGTAACAGCACCACTAAGAAGGGGGAGACTGAAGAAGTATTATCAATTCTTGAGTTTTGCAGAGACGATGATAATACTGATGACGAGCATAGCAATAGCTGCTCTCTTGTTGGTGTCCAGGACATCATTATTCCTCAATCTTTGATTCAAAATATCGGAGTGCCGGAACAACAATTTCGTATCCACGGCCACTGCAATGGCATTGTTTTACTATCTAGTGAGAGTGGCCTAGTTTTATGCAATCCCGGAATTGGGGAATTCAATCGTATTCCTGATGAGCCATGCCTTCCAATGTGGCCCTTGCACCAGCCGGATGATTACGATGGGCAAGACCATCTCGAAACTGGTTTTCATACTGGATTTGGCTATGATCCCATGTCTAACGAGTACAAAGTTGTGACCTTTACCACTTATTTTCAAGAGGGAGATGAAAACCGCCGGAGATTTCTTAGTCGGCACAGAGCAGTAGTATACACCATGGGTTGTGATTTTTGGGAAGAGATCAACACAGATTCTTTAGAAACCGAAACTACTTTGTTTTGGCCTAAGGATTTCCAGATGTCCTTCAAGCGAATGTGTTATTGGCTGGGAATTGAGCAAGATAAGGAATTATTTCCATTTGACGCAGTTGAGCATCGATTCCATGCGAATGGGAGATCGATCATTTCCTTCGATACAAGTCGTGAGGTATTTCACGGTATACCCTTACCATCTGAGCTCCAACAGTTTGTCCGGTCGAATCACCTCTATTTGAAGCTTACTGTTTGGAATGAATCAGTTGCTTTTTTTGCCCTTAGTGTGGACCATCGTCGATATCCTGAACCTTATGAAATGTGGGTGATGGATGATGGCTTTAAGGGTGCTTGGACAAAACACTTGACCATTGAGGGCACAGATGATCAGATACGTAGGTCTGGACCTGTGGCGTTGTGGGGCGATGAGTGGCTTATGGTTGACAGTGATGGACACGTAGTTTTCTTTAATCTTTGTACCAAAAAGCTTAAGCATATTCCCATTGAAACAGAAGATAAAGATAGTATTATTGTTTATGTGAATAGCATAGTTTCGGTCATGGGACGCAGCCACAAGCTTAAGAGCATAGAGAATACTTGCTCAGATAAAGATGAAGATGCGATAGTGGTGGTAGAGGGGAAGAGGGAAAGTTGCCGGAGGTTGTACTCGTATTCGGTTTGGGCCATTCCACCGGCTGATGTTTCCCATAGAATCAAGAAGGTGATCGAGGGCCTCCAGGCAGAGTTTGGTGGGCCGGAGATCGAACCTCACATCCCCATCCTGGGATCCATCCAGATGATGAGTCGTGAGGATGCCCTTAACAAGTTTAGATTTGCTCCTATGGATGACATAGTTGCTAAAGTTGATAGGGTGGTGACTAAGAATTACTATCACCAGTGTGTTTCATTATTGATGGATCGAGAG TTGTTTGAAAATGCCCAAAGTTGGAGCTACCATTTCGGTTTCTACAACA GTTCTATGCCATATTTGAGTCTCCTCTACGGGAAGTTGActgaagaagaaaggaaaaaagctGGAGAAATTGTTAATATTCTCTCTGATGTGTTGCAGCATGGGCAGCAAGCACGCCACCTTTACAACTGTAGTTTATTGCATGCgtgtgtgtaa